One Rosa chinensis cultivar Old Blush chromosome 5, RchiOBHm-V2, whole genome shotgun sequence genomic region harbors:
- the LOC112165067 gene encoding probable disease resistance protein At1g61300 isoform X4 produces the protein MSDYLHSPAVEPFSQQQRLQALIEGARENWTYAIFWQSSYDMSGDSVLGWGDGFYKDESDKWKARPKKMTSLVEQEHRKKVLRELNSLISGAHTTADDEVVDQVTGTEWFFLVSMTHGFLNGGGLPGQAFFYSNPVWVTGPDRLAASSCERARQAQVSGLQTMVCVPTANGVVELGSTELIFQSSDVMNEARVLFDFNNLEVGSWPVAPATSGPSSSNHHISKPIQFDNHPSSSSSSATQWKYDVFLSFRGPDTRRSIVADLYDRLQNKRGIRTFMDDPDLRVGDAISPALLKAIEESRFAIVVLSKNYAHSTWCLEELTSICQCMKDFNRILPLFYNVEPSDVRYRKRSFRRAFDKHERSGRHTSEKVQRWNDALNKVASFSGWHTKNFKSDRDLVDSIVEFVCSKVQPIEIGFTMFAGDFQAFEATRKSMNEVMKVLQDDEVTALGVYGMGGVGKTTMVKRVGALARKNGIFNHVLLAVISQSPDSRNIQATLAELLGFKFKWETEIGRAAELHEKIMSKNKILIILDDMWERMDLSRIGIPSYDELKKYNSKVLLTTRRLHVCNSMDSQASIPLDILSEEDSWKLFMRNAGRSFESSNFNNVARKVAAECRGLPIALIAVARALRDKDLAEWQKAAQRLEKSQIANPDDKGDAFECIKLSFDYLKDEDHKSCFLLCCLFPEDHEINIEDLFRYAIGKGLFQDAETMYEARGTADSVVKYLKDSSLLLESEYIGCVKMHDVIRDTAMNIAKSKDGHRFTVKVGCGLEDWRPRGLHEGCTAISLMRNKIRKLPEEELVCISDAKCTPKCLEVNGEYHNSRSLFLNGATISTLPDWFINTVTKKTEKLEYSRCKGMSDILMEYDHGRLHKLKHLRVCGYFCDSYVYLKELMNTTRRVQKGPVFVNLEELHLIDLIHLNELCVGELPHGSLFNLKVLHISFCNILKNVSKLVQRLPNLERLYLNCMDDLEYVFGCEGFEPKESKLREMQLLGPNSVKSICSGPAPRVMFQSLKSLTFYRCELLQSLFAYDVAQNLVQLEDLLVEWCPLLVRVIEAVNNEKATVLRRMKNLVFMGLPKLYGASATVDIECPSLEHLIVVDCPRFSFSTSSLSRNPSSFSTSASDYFGSTNLVKLNDQQHLQLLSSRVGHLGEAANPINTLEAALLDRDFQESHRDYDSH, from the exons ATGTCGGACTATCTTCACTCTCCGGCTGTAGAGCCGTTTAGTCAACAGCAGCGGCTCCAGGCGCTGATCGAGGGCGCCAGGGAGAACTGGACCTATGCCATCTTCTGGCAGTCGTCGTACGACATGTCGGGAGATTCCGTTCTCGGGTGGGGCGACGGGTTCTACAAGGACGAGAGTGATAAATGGAAAGCGAGGCCCAAAAAGATGACGTCATTAGTCGAGCAGGAGCACCGGAAGAAAGTGCTCAGGGAACTCAACTCTTTGATTTCTGGGGCCCACACCACCGCCGACGACGAGGTCGTAGATCAAGTCACTGGTACAGAATGGTTCttccttgtttccatgacccaTGGTTTCCTCAACGGCGGCGGGTTGCCGGGTCAGGCCTTTTTCTATTCCAACCCGGTCTGGGTCACCGGGCCGGACCGCCTAGCGGCGTCCTCCTGCGAGCGGGCCCGCCAAGCTCAGGTCTCCGGCCTACAGACCATGGTCTGCGTCCCGACGGCGAATGGGGTGGTCGAATTGGGCTCGACGGAGCTGATATTCCAAAGCTCGGATGTGATGAACGAGGCCCGAGTATTGTTTGATTTCAATAATCTTGAAGTCGGTTCTTGGCCTGTAGCTCCGGCCACTTCAGGACCGAGTAGCAGTAACCATCACATCTCTAAGCCGATTCAGTTTGACAACCACCCTAGTTCCAGTAGCTCTTCTGCTACTCAGTGGAAGTATGATGTGTTTTTGAGTTTCAGGGGTCCTGACACTCGAAGGAGTATTGTAGCTGATTTATACGATCGGCTGCAAAACAAGAGAGGAATTAGAACATTTATGGATGATCCAGATCTTCGAGTAGGGGATGCTATTTCTCCCGCTCTCTTAAAGGCGATTGAAGAATCAAGGTTTGCAATCGTTGTTCTATCGAAAAATTATGCTCATTCTACTTGGTGTTTGGAGGAACTTACAAGTATCTGTCAGTGCATGAAAGACTTCAACAGAATTCTTCCACTTTTCTATAATGTGGAACCCTCTGATGTACGGTACCGGAAAAGGAGTTTCCGAAGAGCTTTCGATAAGCATGAACGCTCTGGGCGACACACATCAGAGAAGGTGCAGCGGTGGAATGATGCGTTAAACAAAGTGGCCAGTTTTTCTGGGTGGCATACAAAGAATTTTAA GAGTGATAGAGATCTTGTTGACTCCATTGTGGAATTTGTGTGCAGTAAAGTACAACCTATTGAAATCGGTTTTACAATGTTCGCCGGAGATTTTCAAGCATTTGAAGCAACAAGAAAAAGCATGAATGAGGTTATGAAGGTGCTTCAAGATGACGAGGTCACTGCCCTTGGGGTCTATGGAATGGGAGGGGTCGGCAAGACAACCATGGTTAAACGTGTCGGCGCGCTAGCCCGCAAGAACGGAATTTTTAACCATGTACTTCTGGCTGTCATATCCCAAAGCCCTGACTCGAGAAATATTCAAGCCACATTGGCAGAGCTGCTGGGCTTCAAATTCAAGTGGGAGACAGAAATTGGAAGAGCCGCTGAGTTGCATGAGAAGATAATGAGTAAAAATAAGATCCTTATAATCCTGGACGACATGTGGGAGAGAATGGATTTGTCAAGAATAGGAATTCCCAGCTATGACGAGCTCAAAAAATACAATTCTAAAGTCCTACTCACCACGAGGAGATTGCATGTTTGTAATTCCATGGACAGCCAAGCAAGCATTCCTCTCGATATCTTATCAGAagaagattcttggaaattgtttaTGAGAAATGCAGGAAGGTCTTTTGAATCCTCCAATTTTAATAACGTAGCAAGAAAGGTAGCTGCAGAATGTAGGGGTCTACCAATTGCATTGATAGCAGTTGCAAGGGCACTCAGAGATAAAGATCTGGCGGAATGGCAAAAAGCAGCTCAACGACTGGAGAAGTCGCAAATTGCCAACCCTGATGATAAGGGAGATGCATTCGAATGTATAAAATTAAGCTTTGATTACTTGAAAGATGAGGACCACAAGTCATGCTTCTTGCTCTGTTGCCTATTCCCAGAAGACCATGAAATCAATATAGAAGACTTGTTCAGGTATGCGATTGGAAAAGGATTGTTTCAAGATGCCGAAACAATGTACGAAGCCAGAGGAACAGCAGATTCAGTGGTCAAGTACCTGAAAGATTCTAGCTTGCTTTTGGAGAGTGAATACATTGGATGTGTAAAGATGCATGATGTCATCCGGGATACAGCCATGAATATTGCAAAATCTAAAGATGGGCATCGGTTTACGGTAAAAGTTGGCTGTGGTTTAGAGGATTGGCGGCCACGCGGATTACATGAAGGCTGCACTGCTATTTCACTAATGAGGAACAAAATTCGCAAGCTACCCGAAGAAGAGTTG GTTTGCATATCTGATGCTAAATGCACACCTAAATGTCTTGAGGTCAATGGAGAATATCATAATTCAAGATCCTTGTTTCTTAATGGAGCAACCATAAGTACCTTACCTGACTGGTTTATCAACACAGTGACAAAGAAAACAGAGAAGCTAGAGTACAGTCGCTGCAAAGGGATGAGTGACATTCTTATGGAATATGACCATGGGAGGTTACATAAGCTCAAGCATCTTAGAGTATGTGGTTATTTTTGTGATTCCTATGTGTACTTGAAGGAGTTGATGAACACAACAAGACGAGTTCAAAAAGGACCAGTGTTTGTGAATTTGGAAGAGTTGCATCTGATAGATCTGATCCACCTTAATGAGTTGTGTGTTGGAGAGTTACCACATGGGTCTCTCTTCAATCTGAAGGTATTGCATATATCTTTTTGTAATATTTTGAAGAATGTATCAAAACTGGTACAGAGACTACCAAATCTGGAGAGACTATATTTAAATTGCATGGATGACCTGGAATATGTGTTTGGATGTGAAGGGTTTGAGCCGAAAGAATCAAAACTGAGAGAGATGCAGTTGTTGGGTCCAAATTCAGTGAAGAGCATTTGTAGTGGTCCTGCCCCACGCGTAATGTTCCAGAGTCTtaaaagtttgactttttaccgTTGCGAGTTGCTGCAAAGTCTGTTCGCATATGATGTAGCCCAGAATCTTGTTCAATTGGAAGACCTTTTAGTAGAATGGTGCCCTTTGTTGGTAAGAGTAATTGAAGCAGTGAACAACGAGAAGGCTACGGTTCTTCGAAGAATGAAGAACTTGGTTTTCATGGGACTTCCCAAGTTGTATGGTGCAAGTGCTACTGTTGACATTGAGTGTCCTTCATTAGAACACTTGATTGTGGTGGATTGTCCCCGGTTTTCATTTTCAACCTCTTCCTTAAGCAGGAACCCGTCTTCATTTTCAACCTCTGCTTCCGACTACTTTGGCAGCACCAACCTAGTCAAACTCAATGATCAACAACATCTTCAACTTCTATCATCAAG GGTTGGTCATCTAGGTGAGGCTGCAAATCCGATTAATACGCTTGAAGCTGCATTGCTTGATCGTGACTTTCAAGAAAGCCACAGGGATTATGACAGCCATTAA
- the LOC112165067 gene encoding probable disease resistance protein At4g27220 isoform X1: protein MSDYLHSPAVEPFSQQQRLQALIEGARENWTYAIFWQSSYDMSGDSVLGWGDGFYKDESDKWKARPKKMTSLVEQEHRKKVLRELNSLISGAHTTADDEVVDQVTGTEWFFLVSMTHGFLNGGGLPGQAFFYSNPVWVTGPDRLAASSCERARQAQVSGLQTMVCVPTANGVVELGSTELIFQSSDVMNEARVLFDFNNLEVGSWPVAPATSGPSSSNHHISKPIQFDNHPSSSSSSATQWKYDVFLSFRGPDTRRSIVADLYDRLQNKRGIRTFMDDPDLRVGDAISPALLKAIEESRFAIVVLSKNYAHSTWCLEELTSICQCMKDFNRILPLFYNVEPSDVRYRKRSFRRAFDKHERSGRHTSEKVQRWNDALNKVASFSGWHTKNFKSDRDLVDSIVEFVCSKVQPIEIGFTMFAGDFQAFEATRKSMNEVMKVLQDDEVTALGVYGMGGVGKTTMVKRVGALARKNGIFNHVLLAVISQSPDSRNIQATLAELLGFKFKWETEIGRAAELHEKIMSKNKILIILDDMWERMDLSRIGIPSYDELKKYNSKVLLTTRRLHVCNSMDSQASIPLDILSEEDSWKLFMRNAGRSFESSNFNNVARKVAAECRGLPIALIAVARALRDKDLAEWQKAAQRLEKSQIANPDDKGDAFECIKLSFDYLKDEDHKSCFLLCCLFPEDHEINIEDLFRYAIGKGLFQDAETMYEARGTADSVVKYLKDSSLLLESEYIGCVKMHDVIRDTAMNIAKSKDGHRFTVKVGCGLEDWRPRGLHEGCTAISLMRNKIRKLPEEELVCPNLQLLLLKQNADLNEIPEKFIQNLNKLRLLDLSNTSISVLPQSFSLLTNLQALNLDFCEQLIDISVVGKLKKLEILSMRQCPLKKLSREIGHLTNLRILDVSSAEFLIIPPKVIPKLHKLEELYILNCGFEDWGSEVEREGEETELVFPVLSNLKNWQVCISDAKCTPKCLEVNGEYHNSRSLFLNGATISTLPDWFINTVTKKTEKLEYSRCKGMSDILMEYDHGRLHKLKHLRVCGYFCDSYVYLKELMNTTRRVQKGPVFVNLEELHLIDLIHLNELCVGELPHGSLFNLKVLHISFCNILKNVSKLVQRLPNLERLYLNCMDDLEYVFGCEGFEPKESKLREMQLLGPNSVKSICSGPAPRVMFQSLKSLTFYRCELLQSLFAYDVAQNLVQLEDLLVEWCPLLVRVIEAVNNEKATVLRRMKNLVFMGLPKLYGASATVDIECPSLEHLIVVDCPRFSFSTSSLSRNPSSFSTSASDYFGSTNLVKLNDQQHLQLLSSRVGHLGEAANPINTLEAALLDRDFQESHRDYDSH, encoded by the exons ATGTCGGACTATCTTCACTCTCCGGCTGTAGAGCCGTTTAGTCAACAGCAGCGGCTCCAGGCGCTGATCGAGGGCGCCAGGGAGAACTGGACCTATGCCATCTTCTGGCAGTCGTCGTACGACATGTCGGGAGATTCCGTTCTCGGGTGGGGCGACGGGTTCTACAAGGACGAGAGTGATAAATGGAAAGCGAGGCCCAAAAAGATGACGTCATTAGTCGAGCAGGAGCACCGGAAGAAAGTGCTCAGGGAACTCAACTCTTTGATTTCTGGGGCCCACACCACCGCCGACGACGAGGTCGTAGATCAAGTCACTGGTACAGAATGGTTCttccttgtttccatgacccaTGGTTTCCTCAACGGCGGCGGGTTGCCGGGTCAGGCCTTTTTCTATTCCAACCCGGTCTGGGTCACCGGGCCGGACCGCCTAGCGGCGTCCTCCTGCGAGCGGGCCCGCCAAGCTCAGGTCTCCGGCCTACAGACCATGGTCTGCGTCCCGACGGCGAATGGGGTGGTCGAATTGGGCTCGACGGAGCTGATATTCCAAAGCTCGGATGTGATGAACGAGGCCCGAGTATTGTTTGATTTCAATAATCTTGAAGTCGGTTCTTGGCCTGTAGCTCCGGCCACTTCAGGACCGAGTAGCAGTAACCATCACATCTCTAAGCCGATTCAGTTTGACAACCACCCTAGTTCCAGTAGCTCTTCTGCTACTCAGTGGAAGTATGATGTGTTTTTGAGTTTCAGGGGTCCTGACACTCGAAGGAGTATTGTAGCTGATTTATACGATCGGCTGCAAAACAAGAGAGGAATTAGAACATTTATGGATGATCCAGATCTTCGAGTAGGGGATGCTATTTCTCCCGCTCTCTTAAAGGCGATTGAAGAATCAAGGTTTGCAATCGTTGTTCTATCGAAAAATTATGCTCATTCTACTTGGTGTTTGGAGGAACTTACAAGTATCTGTCAGTGCATGAAAGACTTCAACAGAATTCTTCCACTTTTCTATAATGTGGAACCCTCTGATGTACGGTACCGGAAAAGGAGTTTCCGAAGAGCTTTCGATAAGCATGAACGCTCTGGGCGACACACATCAGAGAAGGTGCAGCGGTGGAATGATGCGTTAAACAAAGTGGCCAGTTTTTCTGGGTGGCATACAAAGAATTTTAA GAGTGATAGAGATCTTGTTGACTCCATTGTGGAATTTGTGTGCAGTAAAGTACAACCTATTGAAATCGGTTTTACAATGTTCGCCGGAGATTTTCAAGCATTTGAAGCAACAAGAAAAAGCATGAATGAGGTTATGAAGGTGCTTCAAGATGACGAGGTCACTGCCCTTGGGGTCTATGGAATGGGAGGGGTCGGCAAGACAACCATGGTTAAACGTGTCGGCGCGCTAGCCCGCAAGAACGGAATTTTTAACCATGTACTTCTGGCTGTCATATCCCAAAGCCCTGACTCGAGAAATATTCAAGCCACATTGGCAGAGCTGCTGGGCTTCAAATTCAAGTGGGAGACAGAAATTGGAAGAGCCGCTGAGTTGCATGAGAAGATAATGAGTAAAAATAAGATCCTTATAATCCTGGACGACATGTGGGAGAGAATGGATTTGTCAAGAATAGGAATTCCCAGCTATGACGAGCTCAAAAAATACAATTCTAAAGTCCTACTCACCACGAGGAGATTGCATGTTTGTAATTCCATGGACAGCCAAGCAAGCATTCCTCTCGATATCTTATCAGAagaagattcttggaaattgtttaTGAGAAATGCAGGAAGGTCTTTTGAATCCTCCAATTTTAATAACGTAGCAAGAAAGGTAGCTGCAGAATGTAGGGGTCTACCAATTGCATTGATAGCAGTTGCAAGGGCACTCAGAGATAAAGATCTGGCGGAATGGCAAAAAGCAGCTCAACGACTGGAGAAGTCGCAAATTGCCAACCCTGATGATAAGGGAGATGCATTCGAATGTATAAAATTAAGCTTTGATTACTTGAAAGATGAGGACCACAAGTCATGCTTCTTGCTCTGTTGCCTATTCCCAGAAGACCATGAAATCAATATAGAAGACTTGTTCAGGTATGCGATTGGAAAAGGATTGTTTCAAGATGCCGAAACAATGTACGAAGCCAGAGGAACAGCAGATTCAGTGGTCAAGTACCTGAAAGATTCTAGCTTGCTTTTGGAGAGTGAATACATTGGATGTGTAAAGATGCATGATGTCATCCGGGATACAGCCATGAATATTGCAAAATCTAAAGATGGGCATCGGTTTACGGTAAAAGTTGGCTGTGGTTTAGAGGATTGGCGGCCACGCGGATTACATGAAGGCTGCACTGCTATTTCACTAATGAGGAACAAAATTCGCAAGCTACCCGAAGAAGAGTTGGTATGTCCAAATCTCCAGCTTTTATTACTAAAACAGAATGCTGATTTAAATGAGATCCCAGAAAAGTTTATCCAAAATCTGAATAAATTAAGGCTCTTGGATCTTAGCAACACTAGTATTTCCGTATTACCCCAATCATTCAGTCTCCTTACCAACCTTCAAGCTTTGAATTTAGATTTTTGCGAGCAATTGATTGACATATCCGTAGTGGGAAAACTTAAGAAGCTTGAAATTCTTAGTATGAGACAATGTCCTCTCAAGAAACTGTCGAGAGAAATAGGACATTTGACCAATCTAAGAATTTTGGATGTCAGTTCCGCTGAATTTCTCATAATTCCACCTAAAGTGATACCGAAGTTGCATAAATTAGAAGAACTGTATATACTAAACTGTGGATTTGAGGATTGGGGGAGTGAAgttgagagagaaggagaagaaactgAATTGGTTTTCCCTGTTTTGTCAAATTTGAAAAATTGGCAGGTTTGCATATCTGATGCTAAATGCACACCTAAATGTCTTGAGGTCAATGGAGAATATCATAATTCAAGATCCTTGTTTCTTAATGGAGCAACCATAAGTACCTTACCTGACTGGTTTATCAACACAGTGACAAAGAAAACAGAGAAGCTAGAGTACAGTCGCTGCAAAGGGATGAGTGACATTCTTATGGAATATGACCATGGGAGGTTACATAAGCTCAAGCATCTTAGAGTATGTGGTTATTTTTGTGATTCCTATGTGTACTTGAAGGAGTTGATGAACACAACAAGACGAGTTCAAAAAGGACCAGTGTTTGTGAATTTGGAAGAGTTGCATCTGATAGATCTGATCCACCTTAATGAGTTGTGTGTTGGAGAGTTACCACATGGGTCTCTCTTCAATCTGAAGGTATTGCATATATCTTTTTGTAATATTTTGAAGAATGTATCAAAACTGGTACAGAGACTACCAAATCTGGAGAGACTATATTTAAATTGCATGGATGACCTGGAATATGTGTTTGGATGTGAAGGGTTTGAGCCGAAAGAATCAAAACTGAGAGAGATGCAGTTGTTGGGTCCAAATTCAGTGAAGAGCATTTGTAGTGGTCCTGCCCCACGCGTAATGTTCCAGAGTCTtaaaagtttgactttttaccgTTGCGAGTTGCTGCAAAGTCTGTTCGCATATGATGTAGCCCAGAATCTTGTTCAATTGGAAGACCTTTTAGTAGAATGGTGCCCTTTGTTGGTAAGAGTAATTGAAGCAGTGAACAACGAGAAGGCTACGGTTCTTCGAAGAATGAAGAACTTGGTTTTCATGGGACTTCCCAAGTTGTATGGTGCAAGTGCTACTGTTGACATTGAGTGTCCTTCATTAGAACACTTGATTGTGGTGGATTGTCCCCGGTTTTCATTTTCAACCTCTTCCTTAAGCAGGAACCCGTCTTCATTTTCAACCTCTGCTTCCGACTACTTTGGCAGCACCAACCTAGTCAAACTCAATGATCAACAACATCTTCAACTTCTATCATCAAG GGTTGGTCATCTAGGTGAGGCTGCAAATCCGATTAATACGCTTGAAGCTGCATTGCTTGATCGTGACTTTCAAGAAAGCCACAGGGATTATGACAGCCATTAA